Proteins encoded in a region of the Drosophila busckii strain San Diego stock center, stock number 13000-0081.31 chromosome 2L, ASM1175060v1, whole genome shotgun sequence genome:
- the LOC108594268 gene encoding glycoprotein-N-acetylgalactosamine 3-beta-galactosyltransferase 1 isoform X2: protein MQNLRPPIELLLLLLGIIGGICLSQLLRQTRLRFYASYKAPATAPRAPITSQLYTTSAPLPDASRILCLVLSSAPKSLQLRAKHIKRTWGQRCDKLIFIGNQRDKQQLPETVALNLSVGYSHIWGRTRASLQHAAAHYKDFDWLLKLHDDNYVIMENLRHLVAGYSPSSAIYFGNFAQQQQNTTGGGVYLLSKSALQRFNQLGYNNSSICSNRSYGSESLELQRCLRNVNIIAGDSRDELGLERFLYSASYEYALLGNAKIARVLLEDCNNISL, encoded by the exons atgcaaaacttaCGACCGCCTATAGAGCtactgttgctattgctgggCATCATTGGCGGCATCTGCctgtcgcagctgctgcgccagaCGCGACTGCGCTTCTACGCCAGCTATAAAGCGCCAGCGACTGCGCCGCGCGCGCCTATTACCTCACAACTCTACACGACGTCAGCGCCGCTGCCCGACGCCAGTCGCATACTCTGCTTGGTCTTGAGCAGCGCTCCcaagtcgctgcagctgcgcgccAAGCATATCAAACGCACTTGGGGCCAGCGCTGTGATAAGCTGATCTTTATAGGCAATCAAcgcgacaagcagcagctgccggaGACTGTGGCCTTAAATCTGAGCGTGGGCTACAGTCACATTTGGGGCAGAACGCGCGCcagcttgcaacatgctgcagCACACTATAAAGACTTTGATTGGCTGCTCAAGCTGCACGATGACAA ctaTGTCATAATGGAGAATCTGCGGCATTTGGTCGCTGGCTACAGCCCAAGCAGCGCCatttattttggcaacttTGCTCAACAGCAG caaaatacAACAGGCGGTGGCGTCTATTTGCTCAGCAAGTCGGCACTGCAGCGTTTCAATCAGCTGGGATATAACAATAGCAGCATCTGCAGCAATCGCAGCTATGGCAGTGAAAGTCTGGAGCTTCAACGCTGTCTACGCAATGTGAATATCATAGCTGGAGATTCTCGTGATGAGCTGGGCTTGGAACGCTTTCTGTACTCAGCCAGCTATGAGTACGCACTGCTGGGAAATGCAA AAATCGCGCGAGTGCTGCTCGAAGACTGCAATAACATTTCGCTATAG
- the LOC108594268 gene encoding glycoprotein-N-acetylgalactosamine 3-beta-galactosyltransferase 1 isoform X1, with the protein MQNLRPPIELLLLLLGIIGGICLSQLLRQTRLRFYASYKAPATAPRAPITSQLYTTSAPLPDASRILCLVLSSAPKSLQLRAKHIKRTWGQRCDKLIFIGNQRDKQQLPETVALNLSVGYSHIWGRTRASLQHAAAHYKDFDWLLKLHDDNYVIMENLRHLVAGYSPSSAIYFGNFAQQQQNTTGGGVYLLSKSALQRFNQLGYNNSSICSNRSYGSESLELQRCLRNVNIIAGDSRDELGLERFLYSASYEYALLGNKSRECCSKTAITFRYSNAVDFYVLDYVLYKLHPIGLNRI; encoded by the exons atgcaaaacttaCGACCGCCTATAGAGCtactgttgctattgctgggCATCATTGGCGGCATCTGCctgtcgcagctgctgcgccagaCGCGACTGCGCTTCTACGCCAGCTATAAAGCGCCAGCGACTGCGCCGCGCGCGCCTATTACCTCACAACTCTACACGACGTCAGCGCCGCTGCCCGACGCCAGTCGCATACTCTGCTTGGTCTTGAGCAGCGCTCCcaagtcgctgcagctgcgcgccAAGCATATCAAACGCACTTGGGGCCAGCGCTGTGATAAGCTGATCTTTATAGGCAATCAAcgcgacaagcagcagctgccggaGACTGTGGCCTTAAATCTGAGCGTGGGCTACAGTCACATTTGGGGCAGAACGCGCGCcagcttgcaacatgctgcagCACACTATAAAGACTTTGATTGGCTGCTCAAGCTGCACGATGACAA ctaTGTCATAATGGAGAATCTGCGGCATTTGGTCGCTGGCTACAGCCCAAGCAGCGCCatttattttggcaacttTGCTCAACAGCAG caaaatacAACAGGCGGTGGCGTCTATTTGCTCAGCAAGTCGGCACTGCAGCGTTTCAATCAGCTGGGATATAACAATAGCAGCATCTGCAGCAATCGCAGCTATGGCAGTGAAAGTCTGGAGCTTCAACGCTGTCTACGCAATGTGAATATCATAGCTGGAGATTCTCGTGATGAGCTGGGCTTGGAACGCTTTCTGTACTCAGCCAGCTATGAGTACGCACTGCTGGGAAAT AAATCGCGCGAGTGCTGCTCGAAGACTGCAATAACATTTCGCTATAGCAATGCTGTAGATTTCTACGTACTGGACTATGTGCTCTATAAGCTGCATCCAATTGGCTTAAATAGAATTTAG
- the LOC108594267 gene encoding uncharacterized protein LOC108594267 has translation MMLRVCKRLLSPAGKTFLLICLCWLIALQLYIFAMSRTASDIKEYLQPPYKENIWQYDVNDRQEHRDNFTIARRLARRVRVHCLLLLTNNHEKAKMEHVMRSWPNRCNHIHLHEAREEQTLQVYARIYKQFKFNFDWLLQVQVDSYVVMENLRYVLSRYDPAEPLYFSAYHKAYPYAHVSLRDTTDYVLSRGALQQLLAKAHDQQQLMHALMNNLRLDSAQLNPFQANADIIPFTERKSFWMWPMVHQAVYGGGGFNGTVPFMFILPYVNCQQLYVLEYLLYHLRPYGMDAARPAVPSLGLPARAANNTLATQLAQRVRVICMIITCPHKCEASAKPIMETWGRRCHKLIMFSSREQRSIPGAIVVPLDVDDGYDLLWNKTRAAFRYVHQHYLQEGDWFFKADDDTFVIMENMRYMLHGHSPNEPIYFGFKYSKFDGYHSGGSGYVLSREALQRLVEHGLKSTVCRVASNGQEDLEIGHCLRFCRVKVADSKDEYNRLRFMPLEIENWLIPHRIGNDSWMHQYTSYKIEQGQNFCSSYAVSFHYVMPYKMYVLNYLIYNLQPFGISMGHEPLNRNLSELEQARDSNWQPKD, from the exons atgaTGTTGCGAGTTTGTAAACGTTTGCTAAGCCCCGCGGGAAAAACGTTTCTGCTAATCTGTCTCTGCTGGCTCATAGCTCTGCAGCTCTATATATTCGCAATGAGTCGCACAGCCAGCGACATTAAGGAATATTTGCAGCCGCCCTACAAGGAGAACATTTGGCAGTATGATGTGAACGACCGCCAGGAGCACCGGGACAACTTCACCATAGCTCGACGTCTGGCGCGTCGCGTGCGCGTGcattgtctgctgctgttgaccaaCAATCATGAGAAGGCCAAGATGGAGCATGTGATGCGCAGCTGGCCCAATCGCTGCAATCATATACATCTGCATGAGGCCAGGGAGGAGCAAACGCTGCAGGTCTATGCGCGCATTTAtaagcaattcaaattcaacttCGACTGGCTGCTGCAGGTGCAAGTGGACAGCTATGTGGTGATGGAGAATCTGCGCTATGTGCTCTCCCGCTACGATCCGGCCGAGCCGCTCTACTTCAGCGCCTACCACAAGGCCTATCCCTATGCGCATGTCAGCCTACGCGACACTACGGACTATGTGCTCAGTCGTGGcgcactgcagcagctgctggccaaggcgCATGACCAGCAGCAGTTAATGCACGCGCTCATGAACAATCTGCGTCTGGACAGCGCGCAGCTGAACCCGTTCCAAGCGAATGCCGACATTATACCATTTACGGAACGCAAGTCCTTCTGGATGTGGCCAATGGTACATCAAGCAGTCTATGGCGGCGGA GGCTTCAATGGCACTGTCCCCTTTATGTTTATACTGCCCTATGtcaattgccagcagctgtaTGTGCTGGAGTATCTGCTCTATCATCTACGTCCCTATGGCATGGATGCTGCCAGGCCGGCGGTGCCTTCTTTGGGGCTGCCAGCACGCGCTGCTAACAACACTTTGGCCACGCAGCTGGCTCAGCGCGTGCGTGTCATATGCATGATCATCACCTGTCCGCACAAGTGCGAGGCCAGCGCCAAGCCCATTATGGAGACCTGGGGACGCCGCTGCCACAAGCTCATTATGTTCAGTAGTCGTGAGCAGCGCAGCATTCCAGGCGCTATCGTCGTGCCGCTAGATGTGGACGATGGCTATGATCTGCTGTGGAACAAAACCCGAGCTGCCTTTCGCTATGTCCATCAGCATTATCTGCAGGAGGGCGATTGGTTCTTCAAGGCCGACGACGATACCTTTGTCATAATGGAGAACATGCGCTACATGCTGCACGGCCACAGCCCCAATGAGCCCATTTACTTTGGCTTCAAATATAGCAAGTTTGATGGTTACCACTCCGGCGGATCGGGCTATGTGCTCAGTCGCGAGGCGCTGCAACGTTTGGTGGAGCATGGACTGAAATCGACCGTATGCAGAGTTGCAAGCAATGGCCAAGAGGATCTCGAAATAGGCCATTGCTTACGCTTCTGCAGGGTCAAGGTTGCGGATTCTAAGGACGAATACAATCGCCTGCGCTTTATGCCTTTAGAAATCGAGAACTGGCTCATACCGCACAGAATAGGAAACGACTCTTGGATGCACCAATATACATCCTATAAAATCGAACAG GGTCAGAACTTTTGTTCATCCTATGCTGTCAGCTTTCATTATGTGATGCCTTACAAAATGTATGTGCTCAACTATTTGATCTACAATTTGCAACCATTTGGCATTAGCATGGGCCATGAGCCACTCAATCGGAATTTAAGCGAATTGGAGCAGGCGCGAGACTCTAATTGGCAGCCAAAGGACTAA